Genomic segment of Halonatronomonas betaini:
TGGCCATGGCGATAGTTTCTTGATAAAAGCTGGTTCAGGTCAGGCTACTTTAGGTCTGCCAGATAGCCCAGGTGTTCCTGCTGAGCTTGCCCGTCTAACTATTAGCCTGCCCTATAATGATAAGGAGGCTATTAAAGAGGTTTTTGCTGAAGAGGGTGATGAGATAGCAGCTGTTATTCTGGAGCCTGTTGCTGCCAATATGGGGGTAGTTCCTCCAGCAGAAGGCTATCTTGATTTTTTGCGAGAGATTACTGAAGAACATGGCAGTTTATTGATCTTTGATGAGGTTATTACTGGTTTTAGAATGGCCCCAGGTGGAGCTCAGGAATATTATGGTGTTGAGGCTGATCTGACCTGTCTGGGCAAGATTATCGGTGGCGGTCTGCCTGTTGGTGCTTACGGCGGTAAGAAAGAGATTATGGATGAGGTTGCTCCATCAGGGCCGGTATATCAGGCCGGTACTTTATCTGGTAATCCGCTGGCGATGGCAGCAGGGCTAGAGATGATGAAATTGATTCAGGAGCCTGGTGTTTATGAGGAGCTAAAAGAGAAGGCAGATTATTTAGCTGCCGGGCTCGGAGAAATTGCTGAAAAGTCCAGCCTTAAGCTGTCTGTGAATCAGGCCGGCACTTTAGTTAGTCTTTATTTTACTGATGAAGAAGTTGTTGATTATGAAACTGCAACCAGTTCAGATACTGATTTATATGCGGAATATTTTCAGGAGATGCTTAAGGAAGGTATATATCTGGCGCCTTCACAATATGAGGCCATCTTTTTATCTATGGCCCATGATAAAACTGAACTGGATAAGTTTTTAGATGCTGCAAGAGTTGCAATCAGCCGGATTGAATAGTTTTTGCTAAAATTTAGCTAAAAAGGATGGTATTATGGTTAACCTGGGACAGTATTATAGTATCTGGAATGAGGCAATAGTTCTTGCCTGGCCGGTAGTTCTCAATCATATTTTCACAACAGCTATGAGGACGACTGATATGCTTTTAATGGGATTTTTTGGGCCGGCGGCTGTTACTGCTGTTGGCCTGGGTGATGTCTGGGAACGGCTTGTTTTAAGATTTGGGCTTGGCCTGGGTACCGGGAGTATTGCCCTGATTTCCCAGGAGACCGGGGTTGAAGAGGTTAGAAGTGAAGCCGGGAGTTCCGATGAAGTCTTGTCTCAGGTTTTATTAACTGGTGTTGTAATTAGTCTGCCTTTTTTGCTGGTTGGTCTGCTTTTTTCAGATTTTCTAATAGCTATTTTAGGTGCGGCTCCAGAGGTTATTCAACTTGGAGCTGAGTATTTAATGATCATTCTGGCTGCTGCTCCTTTTAGAATGATAACTCTTATTTCTGACAGGTCATTACAGGGGACAGGCGATACCAGAACACCGATGGTTGTTAATGTGATAAGTAATGTTGTAAATATTGTGCTTTCAGTTGGCCTGGCTTTAGGAGTTGGGCCATTTCCTGAAATTGGAGTGGTTGGTGTTGGCTGGGGTACCTTTGTTGCCAAACTGGTGGCTGCTCTAATGTATCTTGTGATATTTACTTTTTCTTTTAGTCATTTAAGCCTGGGTCTGCCTGATGATGGCTGGGATTTAATAATCGTTAAACAGTTATTTAAGATTAGTCTGCCTAGAATACTCCAGGGCGGGTATCAGAGTCTGATTACATTTCCCTTTAATGCTTTAGTTTTACTCTTTGGAACTGAAGCTGCAGCGGCCTATCATATTGCCAGAAGGGTTCACCAGCAATTGGTGGCTCCCCTGCATAGAGCTTATGGCACTGTAACGACTATTATGACTGGCAAGGCTTTAGGGATGGATAAGCCTTTTGAAAGCAAAAAGATAACTGATGCTATGTTATGGCTGACAGCAATTACAATTACTGCCGGTGGAGTGGTTTTATTTGTGGGGGCACCGGTTCTAACAGGATTTTTCACTGATGATCCTGTAACTTTAAATCATAGTATCAACTTTTTGAGAGCTTTAGGGATTGGGGCGCCTATTTTAACCCTTTATGGAGTGCTTTCTGGCTTACTGTCATCTGCTGGAGATACAAGGACGCCATTTTACGGGCTGGTAATCAGCCAGACATCTTTTAAGTTAGGTTTAAGTTATTTGCTGGCAGTTCCAGCCGGGATTGGTTTGCCAGGAATATTTATAGGCATGGTCCTTGATTTTATAGCAAGAGCCGGCTGGGTTGCCAGAAGATATTTATCTGGTGACTGGGCAGATGAGGCAAGGGTTATGATTGATGAGCGACATAAAAGTCAGAATTAATTTTTCTGTTCCAGTTCTTCCAGTTTCTCTTCAAGTATCTCTATTTTTTCAGTTAGTTCATGGTTGGTTTTACGGACTTTATAGATATAAAAGAATATTAATATCCAAAAAATCAAATATGCTGTAGATAAATAGTTCATATTAATGGCTTTAGGGAGCCATGCCCTCCTTTCTTCTTAAAGTATTCTGGATCTTTTCAACTCTTTCTTTATTTTTAAGTTGCTTGATTTTAAGAGAAATCAGTTGCAGGTATAGAATTGTGATAGCAAGGACTGAAAAGATTAAAACCTGGATCATCCTTGGGCTTAAGCCTGTTCCGCCGACTTCTATTACTACTGGATGGATTGTTCTCCACCAGCGGATAGAGAAAAAGACCAGGGGAACATTGACAAAGGCTATGATTCCGAAAACTGCGGCCAGGCGCTGCTGTTTTTCGTTTTCTTCATCCTGGAGAGCCAGTCGGAGAAATAGGTAACCTAGATACATAAGCCAGAGTATTAAGGATGTGGTTAGCCTGGGATCCCAGGTCCACCAGGTATTCCAGGCAGAACGGCCCCAGAGCATACCTGTACCTAAAACTATTGTTGTAAATATAACGCCTATTTCTGCTGAAGCCAGGGCAATTCGGTTGTATCCAGTCTCTTTTTTCCGAAGATAAAGGATACTTGCAATAAAAACTATAAAGAATGCAAAGAAACCTACCCAGGCTGAACCGACATGATAATAGAAAATCCTCTGGACATCGCCCATCACCCTTTCTTTAGGGGCGTAATGGAAGATGGCAAGAATTGATAAAGGGATTATTATTCCTAATAGGTAGAATAGATATTTTTCAATTTTATTTAGAAAATCTCGCATAATATTGGCCTCCAACAATTTATATTATTCGGTCATTAAATATGGCGCTAAAAGATAGCTGATTAATGTTGAGATAATATTGTAAATGAGCATAAATAATAACCAGAAGTAGAGCTGGTTGTAATCTAACTGGCTAAAATATAATACCCGGGTTGTTTCGATAGCAGCAAGGATAAGGGGAATCAGGACCGGTAATAATAATACCGGTAATAGAATATCGCTGATTCTGGTAGATGTTGCCAGGGCTGCTAATAAGGAACCTGTTGATGCCAGGCCATAATTGACCAGTAAAACAATAGGTAGTAGCCAGAATGGGCCTGAGATCGGGATTGCATCAAAAAGAATAAAAAGTACAGGACTTATTATTACTGATAATAATAAAAAAAGCAGATAATTAGCAAAGATTCTGGCCAGTAGAAGCATCTCTCTGGAAATTGGGGCCATCAGGATGGCTGTCTGGCAGGAATTTTCTGTATCCCGGATAAATGATCTATTTAAAACAAGCATCACTGCAAAGATCTGGGTAAACCAGTAGATTCCAGGGAAAAAGTTTTGAAGCTGGTTCTGTCCCGGGAGAAAGGCCATGCTAAATATTGTTCCTGCAAGCAGGGCAAAAAGCAGGATTGCACCAGAAAGCTGTCCGGTATTTTTTTCTAACTGGATATCTTTTTTTATTAGTAAGATTGCTGTCTTAAGCATCTCCATTTAATATGTCACCTGCAAGTATTTTATCATAATTTTTAATAAATGTATCAAGCTCATCTTGATTTTGCTTTTTTGAGCGCTTGATTATTTTTCCAGCCTGTAGAATCATCCAGTTATCAGCAAGCTTAAAGCCCTGTCTGATATTATGGCTGGTAAATAAGACAGGAATATTTCTGTTCTGGTTGATTAATTTTATGAGAAAATTGGCTGATTTAGTATCCAGGCCGGTAAAGGGTTCATCCAGTAGAAGTAAATCTGGTGAATTTAAAAATGTCCTGCAAATAGTTAGTTTCTGCTGCATGCCTCTAGAATATTTACGGACTGGTTCATTTAACCAGAGTTCCAGTCCAGCTGCTTTTATTAAATTTTTTATTTTATTGTTTAAGTTATTTGTTTTATAAAG
This window contains:
- a CDS encoding cytochrome c biogenesis protein, whose product is MRDFLNKIEKYLFYLLGIIIPLSILAIFHYAPKERVMGDVQRIFYYHVGSAWVGFFAFFIVFIASILYLRKKETGYNRIALASAEIGVIFTTIVLGTGMLWGRSAWNTWWTWDPRLTTSLILWLMYLGYLFLRLALQDEENEKQQRLAAVFGIIAFVNVPLVFFSIRWWRTIHPVVIEVGGTGLSPRMIQVLIFSVLAITILYLQLISLKIKQLKNKERVEKIQNTLRRKEGMAP
- a CDS encoding heme exporter protein CcmB, whose translation is MEMLKTAILLIKKDIQLEKNTGQLSGAILLFALLAGTIFSMAFLPGQNQLQNFFPGIYWFTQIFAVMLVLNRSFIRDTENSCQTAILMAPISREMLLLARIFANYLLFLLLSVIISPVLFILFDAIPISGPFWLLPIVLLVNYGLASTGSLLAALATSTRISDILLPVLLLPVLIPLILAAIETTRVLYFSQLDYNQLYFWLLFMLIYNIISTLISYLLAPYLMTE
- a CDS encoding ABC transporter ATP-binding protein — its product is MIAEKNRIKNYQASNLKFSRDGYNIINDISFKLSPGQITALFGPNGAGKSTLLKLLAGIWKPDSGKISWLNHPDLKDFNIGYIGHELFLYKDLTARENLEFFGQLYKTNNLNNKIKNLIKAAGLELWLNEPVRKYSRGMQQKLTICRTFLNSPDLLLLDEPFTGLDTKSANFLIKLINQNRNIPVLFTSHNIRQGFKLADNWMILQAGKIIKRSKKQNQDELDTFIKNYDKILAGDILNGDA
- the hemL gene encoding glutamate-1-semialdehyde 2,1-aminomutase, which produces MYEKSYEEYKRACDLLPGGVNSPARAFSSVKENPLFIEKAQGSRIFDIDGNEYIDFIGSWGPMLFGHNKKEIVEAVRGQLEKGTSYGAPTVVETEMAEEIVKLIPSIDRVRMVNSGTEATMSAIRLARGYTGRDKIIKFNGCYHGHGDSFLIKAGSGQATLGLPDSPGVPAELARLTISLPYNDKEAIKEVFAEEGDEIAAVILEPVAANMGVVPPAEGYLDFLREITEEHGSLLIFDEVITGFRMAPGGAQEYYGVEADLTCLGKIIGGGLPVGAYGGKKEIMDEVAPSGPVYQAGTLSGNPLAMAAGLEMMKLIQEPGVYEELKEKADYLAAGLGEIAEKSSLKLSVNQAGTLVSLYFTDEEVVDYETATSSDTDLYAEYFQEMLKEGIYLAPSQYEAIFLSMAHDKTELDKFLDAARVAISRIE
- a CDS encoding MATE family efflux transporter; the encoded protein is MVNLGQYYSIWNEAIVLAWPVVLNHIFTTAMRTTDMLLMGFFGPAAVTAVGLGDVWERLVLRFGLGLGTGSIALISQETGVEEVRSEAGSSDEVLSQVLLTGVVISLPFLLVGLLFSDFLIAILGAAPEVIQLGAEYLMIILAAAPFRMITLISDRSLQGTGDTRTPMVVNVISNVVNIVLSVGLALGVGPFPEIGVVGVGWGTFVAKLVAALMYLVIFTFSFSHLSLGLPDDGWDLIIVKQLFKISLPRILQGGYQSLITFPFNALVLLFGTEAAAAYHIARRVHQQLVAPLHRAYGTVTTIMTGKALGMDKPFESKKITDAMLWLTAITITAGGVVLFVGAPVLTGFFTDDPVTLNHSINFLRALGIGAPILTLYGVLSGLLSSAGDTRTPFYGLVISQTSFKLGLSYLLAVPAGIGLPGIFIGMVLDFIARAGWVARRYLSGDWADEARVMIDERHKSQN